ACGCAGTTGTGATGCGAAATACAGGCTTGATACCATCGTCGATAAATGCTGATGGTTCCGTCAAATCAAACCGCCAATTCTCTCTCAAGGTTAAAAGATTGGGTTTAGTTTGATTTTGTGCATATCGCTGATAAATGGTTTCAATAGTACTGATACTGCCATCAGCTAAAACCAATTCACTATCAAAGGCTAAACATTTACCCATTGATGGACGACCTGCGAGGATAATCAAGTCCGATCGCTGCAAGCCATTGGTCATCGCATCAAAATCGTAAAAACCTGTAATTAACCCTGTCGCCGTGGAATTGCCTGTTCCGAGGGAATTAAAGCGATTTTCTAATTCATAAAAGGTTTTCGTGAGAATGTCGGCAGCAGGAACTAGACCTTGCTGAGCACGAGATTGGGTGACAGCAAAAATTTTCTGCTCAGATTGATCAAGGAGTTGCGCTAGTTCGATTTCATTGCTATAGCTAATATCAACTACCCCGCGAGCCGCCTCTGCAAGCTTCCGTCGGGCATACTTATCGGCAACCAGTTGAGCATAGAAATCAATATTAACGGCGCTAACGGTACGATCACAAAGTTGAGCAATTTTTGATTGTCCGCCGATTTTTTCTAGTAGATCGCGATCGCTGAGCCATGTGGTCAAGCTCATCATGTCTGTGGGATTCGACTGGTTATGCAGCATCAAGCAAGCCCGAAAAATTTCCTGATGGGCTGCTACATAGAACATTTCAGGACGCAAAGTATCTAACACTCGCGAAACTGCTTCTGGATCGATCAAGATCCCGCCTAAGACAGCCTCCTCTGCTTCAATATTCTGTGGAGGTAAGCGATCGCTGATTGATTCAAATTCTTTGCTCATACTGACTTTGGGCTAGGAAAACCAGAAATTTTAGAGGCTGGGTTCGAGTGCATCCATAATTCTATAGCTATAGCCACATAAAACCCAAAAGAGAGTTAAGGACGCTTTGAGTCCTTAACTCTCCATGTGATCAGCTAGAAAGGCTGCTCTTCTACAGACAGGAATACACTTTTCAATCAAGCGAGGTACAGAGGTTTGTTTCACCGCCGAGGGAGGTGAAACAAACCCTTACTTAACTAGACTGGGAAACGCTATATAGTGCAGTTAGTCATGAGTAACTTGGTATGGGATTTGAGGAAATCTTTGTTTTTGTAGTAATCGGTTGTGTGGCGAGCTACTACCAGCGATCGCAATGGCAATCACCGAGCCAAATCATATCTTTGTGGATATGGTCAATTGCTTTGCCTTGCTTAGCGATCGCATGGATCACATTTACACAAACATCCTTGCCTTTAACTTTGACAATGACTGGATATTTATTGGGGACATGGATTTATCGTAACTGGCAATCCACTGCTGCTGAAATATTAAGCCTCACCCCTAGCGAAGAAAAACAAATCAAAGAATGTTTCTCGCCAACGATCTATCACCTCAAAGATTTAGAATATCGCCCTAACGAAATTTACTGTCGCGGCAGTCTGCGATCGCAAAATTACAAATATGCCTACGACATCATTAGTCAAAATATCCAAAAAATATTTGGCGATCGCTTTCTTTGCTATTTACAAGAAAGCCCTATCGAAAATCTAGGCAGAGGGTTTGGGACATTAACAACCGATCAACAGTACACCAACTATTGCTTTTATCTAATTCCTACTCAAAACGTTGCTCAATTTGATCAATCAAGGCTGGGCAAACAATTGCATCGATTCACTTGGATAGTGAGCATGATTAGCATTCTCTTTACCGCCTTTACAGTCCTTTTAGTGGGAGCAAGAATCCATCATATTGGAGATTTAACCCTTAACAACTTACAAACAGGCATTCCCTATTTAATCGGTATAGCTAGCATATTTATCGCAAGGGCGATCGCACAGTATTACGTCGCCTCAAAACACAAGCTAAGATTTGATCCCCCAATTTTATTACCCTGCTTTGGTGGATTTGGGCTGTTGGGACATCTCAATCATCAAATATCCCAAGTCCCCACCAAACAGCGCCACATCCTATTTGATATGGCAGTAATTCCTGCTATTGCGAGTTTAGCTATTTCTGGGATCTTATTAGTCTTAGGCAATTGGCTGTTAGTCCCCACAGAAAGCTCTACTTCGCTACTTCCTAAATCTCTATTGATGCCTAATCTCCACAACTTCGATTTTAAAAATTCAATTTTTGTAACTTTATGGCAGGCTATTTTGACTGTCGGTAAATCAGTAGCCACCACTACCGAAACGATCCCCACTCTATCGCCATTGACCTTAGCGGGTTGGACAGGTTTAGCCATAACTGCTTTACAATTACTGCCCTTTCGCTTTCTTGATGGGGGCAATTTAGCGATCGCTATGTTTGGCTATCGACAAACTACTCAGATAGCGCGTATTGCAAGAATTGTTCTACTCGCGATCGCCTTACTTGCCCAGCCTTGGTTGCGAATTTACAGCTTGTTATTATTTCTATTGCCTCTCCCACAGCCATTAGTGCTCAACGAAAGTATAGAAATTGACAAAACTCGTGATCTCATCGGCATAGGACTAATGGCGATCGCTTTACTAATTATTTTGCCAATGGCTAAGCCTTTCCTATAGAAATTGCTATGGAAATACAGTAATTAATACTATTAGGGGCAATCATATCTTAGAGTCAACTTATGCCATCCCATCTAGATTTACACCAACCCTTTAACTTCGATTCGAGGTAAGCTGGCAAACTCTCTCTCAAAACTCGTTTTAAATTATCCCGAACTTGCGTTAATTTATGGGTTTAACTAAATTTCAAGGTGTAAATGTAATTTTGGGATTATTATTAACTTTGGCATTAGGTAGCCACGCTTTGTTGCTACTGGTAACATCAGTTAAGTCAACAGTAGACACATGTTCATCCTGAAGCGCCATGACGTTGAAATCGTCAACGTCCAAAACCCACAAAATAAAGATCAACAAATACCGATTTTGCAGTATCAGGGGCAGACATTTCGGTTACTCAACATGTTTGGCGATAATCGAGATGAAGCTTTAGCGCTTTGGCGTGACTTAACTGATAACAAAGGCAAAGCTTGCGTGTTATTAGAAGAGCCTCAACGTTTTAGTGTTTGGGGTAGGGTCAAGCTAGACCAAATCCATACAGCAGCTACTGATACTTCTTCTGCGGGTACTTATTTAGTCCAAGGTTGTCTACTCATATTGCAAGCGGTATACCTTGAAGTTGAGGATATCCTTGGCACGAGACAAGCAGGCTCATTTAAGCAAGACCTACTCAAGTTTATGCAACAGGGTAAGTTTGCCCAGAGTGAATCCATCAACGCACTGGAAACGGTTTTATCAATTAACCCCCTGAATAGTGTACAAATACCTAACTGGGATGAAAGCAAATTGCAATTGCTTTTAGGTGAGCTACATCGACTCGCCTCCTCCTATTTAGGTAATGATAGCTTTGTCGATACTGCGGTCGATGCTTTAAATGAGTTACCTGAATCAGCTTCAGTGATTGCTTGGCTGCAAAAAACTCCTAAAGGTAAGCTTTGGCAGTAATTATTAATAACTAAATTAATTAATAATTGTCTAATTTCTAGGTTTACTTTGAGAAGTTATCGCTTCTGTCGTACTATTTTTTATTTTTAGTTCTTTAACACTGCATTTCTTATGGTTGTAGCCAAGGTTCAAGATACATGAGTAGAGCCAAATCTCCTTCCCCAACAGGGATACCCACACAATCTATTATTTGGGCAGCGATCGGATGGGCAACCTTAGCCTTAATGTTTTATCTATTTCTTAGCGCACCTACCGACGGGCCCCACATCATTAAGCCCGAAGAATGTAACAAAGTAGTTAAAGACTTAATCGTAAGACCAAATTGGTATCGATACGGAACATATCTCTTCCAAACAGTAGCGATCGCCTTTTCGGGCATATTATGCTTGCGTAATTGGCGCAGTCCCAAAATTATTAGCGGTCGTAATGTTTGGCTAGGATTAGGACTAGGTATCCTATCGTGGGGTATTGGAAACTTGATTTTTGGATACTTAGATTTTCAATATCAAAGTGGATTAATAGCAGGTGGAGCCAAGGGTGCTGCCAATCTCGTTAAAACATTTCCCTCGATCGCTGATATTTTCTTTACCGCAACCTATGTGTTTTTATCATGGGGCATGGCAATGTCTGTGATTGGTCGAAGACTCAATCTTTATCCCAAGCAATGGGGAGTTGTTGGGGCAGTTGGCTTTATTGGGATCGGACTTGCAGCTTATGTGACCTTTGGTGCAGGTGGTGGATTCACCCTAGATACAGGCAAAATCCTAAATATTGTTTATGCCTTAGGAGATATCTGGTTATTGATTGTAGCTACCATTCTCCTACTCGCTTTCTGGGGTGGTAAGGCAGCACAGTCTTGGCGGTTACTCGGTAGTGCTGGGATTGCGATGTTCTTTAGTGATTTGTGGTTTAACTACAGCATTAACATCAGCGATATTTGCAAGGCAAAACCCTATCAAAGTGGTGAACCTGCGGAATTCTTCTGGATTCTTGCTTTTATCCTCTGGGGAATGGCAGCCGCTTTAGAATTTGATTTATCTTCACGCCCAACGGGGCGCAGCCGCCGTAGCTAAAAATTAAAAAAGAAAGAGGGTCGCTAGCGACCCTCTTTCTTTTTAATATGCGCCATTTCCTTTCGGGAAAATCACAACCAATATAGTTTTAAAAATCAACTTGACATCTAGCCACAAACTCATCAAACGGACATAGCTAGCGTCAATTTGGACTCGTCTAGAGTAAGGAATATCATTGCGTCCTGAAACTTGCCATAGTCCTGCAATTCCTGGACGCACACTGAGTACTTTATCGATCGCTGAACCATATTTAATTAACTCTGCTTTCACCAATGGTCTAGGGCCAACAACACTCATATCACCCACCAGTACATTCCAAAATTGGGGCAATTCATCTAAACTAGTTGTTCTCAAAAACTTGCCAATCTTGGTAATGCGAGGATCATGCTTGAGCTTAAAGGATGCCTCATATTCAGCACGACTAATTGGACAAGAATTCAAATAATTTTCTAGAACTTGGTCAGCGCCATTAATCATGGTTCTAAATTTAATGCACTTAAACTCTTGACCATGCAAACCAACGCGAGGATGAATATACAATACAGAGCCGCGAGAACTCATGAAAACTAGGATCGCGATCGCTAGATAAAGTGGCGAAAATACAGTTAGAACAATTGATGCAAATACAATATCAAAGATTCTTTTTCCCCAAGTTGCATAATGATCTGTACGATTTGTAACTGATTTCGTAACTAATTTCTTTGTACGGAGGCTCGCTTGACTATTTTCTTTGCTTCTAGTAATCATCAAATCTCTACACCACACCACATAGTTGAACTAATCATACAATGCCTGTCTACTTTTATTGGGGCGATGACGACTACCAAATTTCTCAAGCAGTCAAAAAGTTGATTGATACCCATGTCGATCCAATGTGGCGTGATTTTAACTATGTAAAAATCCATGCTACGGTCGATCTTGAGGTAATGGATGGACTTAACCAAGCTGTAACTTCACCCTTTGGAATGGGGAATCGATTGACTTGGCTAGCGGATACTGCGATCGCCCAAAGATGTTCGGAATCATTGCTAGCAGAGCTAGAGAGAACTTTTAATCATTTACCTGTAGACTCCTATATCTTGTTTACCGCATCAAACAAACCTGACGGGAGAGCCAAATCTACCAAATTATTGCAGAAGTATGCCCAAATCTTAGAGTTTTCTTTAATACCGCCTTGGAAAACTGACGCGATCGCTCAATTAGTTAAACAAGCAGCGACAGAAATTGACTTGAAATTGTCTTCAGATGCCGTTGATTTACTAGTTGATGCGATTGGTAATGATACCCGTCGCTTGACAATGGAACTACAAAAGTTACAACTGTCTCATTATGGTCAAACTAAGCCTTTGACCGCTAAAGAAATTGCGCCACTTGTACAAGCATCTGCCCATAATAGTCTCCAATTAGCTAGTGCTATTCGTACATCTAATATTAGCCAAGCGCTTACTTTAGTTGCCGAATTACTGAGAAACAATGAAGTGGGTTTGCGAATTTGTGCAACCTTGGTGGGACAGTTTCGCACATGGCTCTGGATTAAGCTCATGCAGGAATCTGGAGAACGCGATGACAAGGCAATCGCTGATGCTGCCGAAATTGGTAATCCCAAACGAGTTTATTTTCTAAAGCAAGAGGTTCAAGGTCTAAATAGCCAAAAATTGATGCGATCGCTGAGCATTTTGTTACGACTAGAAGCCGAACTCAAACATGGCAAGGATGAAACTGCCACTCTGCAAACTGCGATCATCGAGTTATGTCAAGCAATGGCTAAATAAAAACTAAGAAGTACCTGTGGCTTCGACTTCGCTCAGCCAACGTTAGCTGAGCGAAGTCGAAGCTAGATAACTTTGGTGAGACATTTTTTATCCGCAAGAGCCTAAATAACAAAAAGAGATGGCAACGAGTCTCTTTTTGTTTCCATTAATTCTCTCTATGAAAACGTCAGTTCGTGTTAAAGTTACGAATTTTACAAGACCAGAATCAAAATCCTTAATTAGCAAAGCTTTTGATTCTGGTATTTGAGAGAGGGTTGGCATAGCCAACCCTCTCTATTGAGGCTGGAAACGATTGTTTATTGAAAGCTAGCCTTTGGCTAGCTTTCAATAAACAAGAATGAGAATTGCAGTTTTGTTTCTAGGTTGCGAGATGGGAAAACATGATCGCTGCTACCATGAGAACTAGATCATTTACCTAGAAATATGTCCGAAAATTCCGCAACAGTTACAGTTGCACTTAGTAGTGATAATCAACCTAATCGCAGTTATGACATTGCGATCGCCGCCCATAGCCTCAAAAATTTGGGTGCGAAATTAGTAGAAATTGGCTTAGGCAAAAAAAGCAAAAAGATTCTGATCGTCTCCAATCCTGTCATTTACAAGCATTATGGTGAGACCGTACATAATTCTTTGACTAATGCAAGTTTTGATGTTGCTCATTTGATTCTTCCCGCAGGCGAACGCTTTAAAACTGCCAACTCTCTCCAGAAAATCTATGATGCTGCCCTTGAGCATCGCCTCGAACGTTCATCGGCAATTGTAGCCCTTGGTGGTGGTGTAATTGGTGATATGTCAGGCTATGCGGCGGCAACATGGTTGCGCGGTATTGATCTCGTACAAGTACCGACCACACTTTTGGCAATGGTGGATTCAGCGATCGGCGGCAAGACGGGGATCAATCATCCACAGGGCAAAAACCTGATCGGTGCTTTCTATCAACCCCGCTTAGTCTGGATTGATCCTGAAGTCTTAAAAACCTTACCTGCTCGTGAATTTCGCTCAGCAATGGCAGAGGTGATTAAGTACGGCGTAATCTGGGATCGGGAATTATTTGATTTATTAGCTAAATGCGATCGCCTCGATCAGTTGCGCTATATTTCCGATGAGCTTTTGCAAACCATCCTCTATCGTTGTGCTAAAGCCAAGGCTGAAGTAGTATCCAAGGATGAGAAAGAAGGAAATCTTCGTGCCATTC
The sequence above is drawn from the Pseudanabaena yagii GIHE-NHR1 genome and encodes:
- a CDS encoding sugar transferase, whose product is MITRSKENSQASLRTKKLVTKSVTNRTDHYATWGKRIFDIVFASIVLTVFSPLYLAIAILVFMSSRGSVLYIHPRVGLHGQEFKCIKFRTMINGADQVLENYLNSCPISRAEYEASFKLKHDPRITKIGKFLRTTSLDELPQFWNVLVGDMSVVGPRPLVKAELIKYGSAIDKVLSVRPGIAGLWQVSGRNDIPYSRRVQIDASYVRLMSLWLDVKLIFKTILVVIFPKGNGAY
- a CDS encoding zinc metalloprotease, producing MGFEEIFVFVVIGCVASYYQRSQWQSPSQIISLWIWSIALPCLAIAWITFTQTSLPLTLTMTGYLLGTWIYRNWQSTAAEILSLTPSEEKQIKECFSPTIYHLKDLEYRPNEIYCRGSLRSQNYKYAYDIISQNIQKIFGDRFLCYLQESPIENLGRGFGTLTTDQQYTNYCFYLIPTQNVAQFDQSRLGKQLHRFTWIVSMISILFTAFTVLLVGARIHHIGDLTLNNLQTGIPYLIGIASIFIARAIAQYYVASKHKLRFDPPILLPCFGGFGLLGHLNHQISQVPTKQRHILFDMAVIPAIASLAISGILLVLGNWLLVPTESSTSLLPKSLLMPNLHNFDFKNSIFVTLWQAILTVGKSVATTTETIPTLSPLTLAGWTGLAITALQLLPFRFLDGGNLAIAMFGYRQTTQIARIARIVLLAIALLAQPWLRIYSLLLFLLPLPQPLVLNESIEIDKTRDLIGIGLMAIALLIILPMAKPFL
- a CDS encoding Npun_F0813 family protein, which codes for MFILKRHDVEIVNVQNPQNKDQQIPILQYQGQTFRLLNMFGDNRDEALALWRDLTDNKGKACVLLEEPQRFSVWGRVKLDQIHTAATDTSSAGTYLVQGCLLILQAVYLEVEDILGTRQAGSFKQDLLKFMQQGKFAQSESINALETVLSINPLNSVQIPNWDESKLQLLLGELHRLASSYLGNDSFVDTAVDALNELPESASVIAWLQKTPKGKLWQ
- the aroB gene encoding 3-dehydroquinate synthase, encoding MSENSATVTVALSSDNQPNRSYDIAIAAHSLKNLGAKLVEIGLGKKSKKILIVSNPVIYKHYGETVHNSLTNASFDVAHLILPAGERFKTANSLQKIYDAALEHRLERSSAIVALGGGVIGDMSGYAAATWLRGIDLVQVPTTLLAMVDSAIGGKTGINHPQGKNLIGAFYQPRLVWIDPEVLKTLPAREFRSAMAEVIKYGVIWDRELFDLLAKCDRLDQLRYISDELLQTILYRCAKAKAEVVSKDEKEGNLRAILNYGHTVGHAIESVTNYRLYNHGEAVGLGMLIAGAIAVDLGLWSAEDQAQQVALIAKTRLPQTLPADIDQEAIVESLSTDKKVEAGKVRFILPTAIGHVTLSDRVTGDLVKQNLRQILT
- the holA gene encoding DNA polymerase III subunit delta; translated protein: MPVYFYWGDDDYQISQAVKKLIDTHVDPMWRDFNYVKIHATVDLEVMDGLNQAVTSPFGMGNRLTWLADTAIAQRCSESLLAELERTFNHLPVDSYILFTASNKPDGRAKSTKLLQKYAQILEFSLIPPWKTDAIAQLVKQAATEIDLKLSSDAVDLLVDAIGNDTRRLTMELQKLQLSHYGQTKPLTAKEIAPLVQASAHNSLQLASAIRTSNISQALTLVAELLRNNEVGLRICATLVGQFRTWLWIKLMQESGERDDKAIADAAEIGNPKRVYFLKQEVQGLNSQKLMRSLSILLRLEAELKHGKDETATLQTAIIELCQAMAK